A genomic window from Punica granatum isolate Tunisia-2019 chromosome 2, ASM765513v2, whole genome shotgun sequence includes:
- the LOC116195350 gene encoding uncharacterized protein LOC116195350, with protein MEGYFKGLKGLRQGDTLSPYLFIVAIEVLSNLLDKAAEEGHILYLPSCRKVKLTHSGFSDGLMIFLNSDVNSLKALLDIFYNFYMMYGLKLNPAKTEVFCAGMDEDSVKEMLSLSGFKRASAAAALNVPWMSRICRRGRRLEFATTCV; from the exons ATGGAGGGTTACTTCAAGGGACTCAAGGGGCTGAGACAGGGGGACACCTTATCCCCTTATCTTTTTATTGTGGCCATAGAAGTGCTGTCCAATTTACTTGACAAAGCAGCTGAGGAGGGGCATATTCTGTATCTCCCATCTTGCAGGAAAGTCAAGCTTACCCATTCGGGTTTTTCTGACGGTCTTATGATATTCCTTAACAGTGATGTCAATTCTCTCAAAGCTCTCTTGGACATTTTTTATAACTTCTATATGATGTATGGTTTGAAGCTGAATCCTGCAAAAACTGAAGTTTTCTGTGCCGGTATGGATGAGGATTCTGTTAAGGAGATGTTGAGTTTAAGTGGCTTTAAGAGAG CCTCAGCAGCAGCTGCACTCAATGTTCCCTGGATGTCTAGAATTTGCAGAAGGGGCAGGAGACTAGAGTTTGCAACAACTTGTGTCTAA
- the LOC116195349 gene encoding putative F-box/LRR-repeat protein At5g02930: MSLTDCNFLILMATMFNLAQCSEIGDRLTALPDDILTQNILSHLPMKEAVRTSILAHGWRCLWSCIPGLDLDFDSAEKVAACTRHSRKEMFCKGGKAAFDYVKWVDQVVGTCSRSSTALHHFRIRFRLDKSFSHEIESWLIFSLGKGVEVLELDFCLEDDIDEDPRYVLPSIQPRLFPKLRLLKSLCLGGLSTSNDSLEHLLLACQFLERLHLRNLASLSEVNITGPVSRLKYIDIFRCKTVRSIMISARTPDLLSFTYPGWVEAVHVEHAPRLVDLIISQTKRRLDHFDLLAHPLFCFVAQLQSLHLSMRSWHMVYNWLPHLPNLSGLKHLKLSLDGLSFLDNQTRRAQNLRGMVSLIKAAPCVQHLTLLVVSPLDPELKICEEFANLNLQFLRVIEIVGFRGREVESELAVQSSKCAASLEKLIIDHRHPSSRGCIIGEYGGTKREREEWRRSALEIQQTLPSEVLMVVI, translated from the exons ATGAGCTTGACTGACTGCAACTTTCTGATCCTGATGGCGACAATGTTCAACTTGGCTCAGTGTTCGGAAATCGGG gaTCGGCTGACCGCGCTGCCAGATGACATCCTTACTCAAAACATTCTCTCACATTTGCCAATGAAAGAAGCAGTGAGAACTAGCATCTTGGCACATGGATGGAGGTGTCTCTGGTCATGCATTCCCGGCTTGGATTTGGACTTCGACTCTGCTGAAAAGGTTGCGGCATGCACTCGTCATAGCCGAAAAGAAATGTTTTGCAAAGGCGGCAAAGCAGCGTTTGATTATGTCAAGTGGGTGGATCAAGTTGTTGGCACTTGCAGTAGGAGCTCGACTGCTTTACATCACTTTCGTATTCGCTTTCGCTTGGATAAGAGCTTTTCCCACGAGATCGAGTCCTGGCTTATCTTCTCCCTAGGGAAGGGAGTGGAGGTGCTTGAGCTCGATTTCTGTCTAGAAGATGACATAGACGAGGATCCCCGCTATGTGTTGCCCTCCATTCAGCCCCGTCTATTTCCCAAACTTAGATTACTGAAATCGCTCTGCCTTGGTGGCTTATCCACAAGTAATGATTCTCTGGAGCATCTCTTGCTGGCGTGCCAGTTCCTTGAGAGACTGCACCTTCGCAATTTAGCCTCTTTATCCGAGGTCAATATCACCGGCCCCGTGTCGAGGTTGAAATACATAGACATATTCCGATGCAAAACTGTGCGTTCGATCATGATATCGGCCCGTACGCCTGACCTGTTGTCATTCACATACCCGGGTTGGGTAGAAGCCGTGCACGTCGAGCATGCACCTCGGCTTGTTGATCTGATCATCAGTCAAACTAAGCGACGGTTGGACCATTTCGATCTTCTTGCTCACCCACTCTTCTGCTTTGTTGCCCAGCTCCAGTCCCTTCACCTAAGCATGCGGTCTTGGCACATG GTATATAATTGGTTGCCTCATCTTCCGAACCTGAGCGGTCTGAAGCACCTCAAGCTGTCATTAGATGGTCTAAGTTTTCTCGATAATCAAACTCGTCGAGCACAGAACCTCCGTGGTATGGTTTCCCTGATAAAGGCAGCCCCCTGCGTGCAACACCTAACACTGCTGGTG GTGTCTCCACTCGACCCAGAGCTAAAGATCTGTGAGGAATTTGCTAACTTGAATCTTCAATTTCTACGAGTAATAGAGATTGTGGGGTTTAGGGGGCGGGAGGTGGAATCTGAGCTTGCAGTGCAATCATCTAAGTGTGCTGCATCACTTGAGAAACTTATCATCGACCACCGACACCCATCATCGCGGGGATGCATCATCGGCGAGTATGGTGGTaccaagagagagagagaagagtgGAGGAGGAGTGCCTTAGAGATCCAGCAGACGCTGCCATCCGAGGTGCTTATGGTTGTTATTTAA